The following proteins come from a genomic window of Larimichthys crocea isolate SSNF chromosome XV, L_crocea_2.0, whole genome shotgun sequence:
- the LOC104934085 gene encoding taste receptor type 1 member 1-like produces the protein MKHLFASLCLMVTFLHASAQCTVPTSEFQLGGHYLIGGLFDIHNANGPADRPESTDCTSKKLIRSSCQRFQVMRFSVEEINNSTNLLPNVCLGYEIFDHCTDLQSFPGILKLISVNGSIQPWDEPYNSLSKLIAVVGTYTSLKTRTVAPLFMMNHIPMISYGAASSIFSRKQNYPSFLRTVKSNKDVIEVIINIVQHFKWRWVAFLNNDDDYGNDGRDLFIKMIKDTEICLAYTKGLHHDTDYSSIFRQIRAQKIGVIIVFAAEWTAEDLIKSAIRDNIKNKVWIADGWSLNKELREKEGIKSIGTVLGVSHRVVTIPGFSDFIYSAKSQNYSENEGQKFCNQISNCSKLSPDDILKVDPSFSFPVYSAVYAIAHALHKVLQCETGRCNCNITVYPHMVLEELKKSNLTLLNQSIEFDENGDPKHGSHSIVFWNDNGDAEEVGYYNFHSSRPLFINTSKIQWFTKKVPISLCSKKCRKGYKKKYHGIHKCCFNCEICPNGTYVNSKEDPYKCIPCKDTEWSAEGSTSCSLRVVEYIPFTDSGAILIMAGTWVLVGLTLAMSVLFAINYNTPVVRSAGGPMCFLILGCLSLSSLSVFFYFGTPTISFCILRFLPFILFYTVCLACFVVRSFQIVCIFKITAKFPKVHSWWMKYHGQWLLITVAFVIQALLLVINYSCAPPKPYNETVWYPDKIILSCDIHLRESSGSVVLLLCLCCLCFIFSYMGKDLPKNYNEAKAITFCLFLLILTWIIFATVYVLYHGKYIQTLNALAVLSSLYSFLLFYFLPKCYIIIFQPHKNTQQYFQGLIQNYTKTISQ, from the exons ATGAAACATCTTTTTGCCTCTCTTTGTCTCATGGTAACCTTTCTACATGCCTCGGCACAATGCACTGTCCCAACCTCAGAGTTTCAGCTGGGAGGACATTATTTGATAGGTGGACTTTTTGACATTCATAATGCTAATGGTCCTGCTGACAGACCGGAATCGACTGACTGCACCAG TAAAAAGTTAATTCGATCAAGTTGTCAGAGGTTTCAGGTGATGAGATTCTCTGTAGAAGAAATCAATAACTCTACCAACCTCCTGCCAAATGTGTGTCTTGGCTATGAGATATTTGACCACTGCACAGATCTACAGAGTTTCCCAGGAATACTGAAACTTATCTCAGTCAATGGCTCGATCCAACCTTGGGATGAACCATACAACAGTCTGTCTAAATTGATAGCAGTGGTCGGCACTTATACAAGCCTTAAGACACGGACTGTAGCCCCACTCTTTATGATGAATCACATTCCTATG ATCAGTTATGGAGCTGCGAGCTCTATCTTTTCAAGAAAACAGAATTATCCCTCTTTCTTACGAACAGTGAAATCCAATAAAGACGTCATAGAAGTGATTATTAACATTGTGCAGCACTTCAAATGGCGCTGGGTTGCTTTCCTgaacaatgatgatgattatggcAATGATGGACGGGACTTGTTCATAAAGATGATTAAGGACACTGAAATCTGCCTGGCATACACCAAAGGCCTGCATCATGATACCGATTACTCCTCAATATTCAGACAAATACGGGCACAAAAGATAGGTGTCAttattgtttttgctgctgaatGGACTGCTGAAGATCTCATTAAGTCAGCAATACGAGATAATATCAAAAACAAGGTGTGGATAGCAGATGGATGGTCCTTAAACAAAGAGCTCCGTGAGAAGGAAGGAATCAAAAGTATTGGAACTGTACTCGGAGTGTCTCACCGAGTAGTGACAATACCTGGATTCAGTGATTTTATCTATTCTGCAAAAAGCCAAAATTATTCTGAAAATGAAGGTCAGAAGTTTTGTAATCAGATTAGCAATTGCAGTAAACTAAGCCCAGACGATATCCTTAAAGTGGACCCATCATtctcttttcctgtttattctgctgtgtATGCCATCGCTCATGCTTTACACAAAGTCTTGCAATGTGAAACTGGCAGATGTAATTGCAATATCACAGTGTACCCACACATG GTTTTGGAAGAGCTGAAGAAATCAAACCTCACCCTTCTAAACCAAAGTATTGAGTTTGATGAGAATGGTGACCCCAAGCACGGATCGCATTCTATAGTTTTCTGGAACGACAATGGCGATGCAGAGGAGGTCGGCTATTATAATTTTCATTCATCGCGTCCTCTCTTCATCAACACTAGCAAAATTCAGTGGTTCACAAAGAAa GTGCCTATTTCACTGTGTTCCAAAAAATGCCGTaaaggatataaaaaaaagtatcacGGAATCCACAAATGCTGCTTCAATTGTGAAATCTGTCCAAATGGAACTTATGTCAACAGCAAAG AGGATCCCTACAAATGCATCCCCTGTAAGGACACAGAATGGTCTGCAGAAGGAAGTACATCATGCAGTCTGCGAGTGGTGGAGTACATCCCATTCACAGACAGTGGGGCTATCCTGATCATGGCTGGGACCTGGGTCTTGGTGGGTCTCACACTAGCCATGTCTGTTCTCTTTGCCATCAACTACAACACACCTGTTGTCAGATCTGCTGGGGGACCAATGTGCTTCCTAATTTTAGGCTGCCTCAGTCTGTCTAGTCTTAGTGTGTTCTTTTACTTTGGTACTCCAACAATTTCCTTTTGTATTTTAAGGTTCTTACCATTCATTTTGTTCTACACTGTTTGTCTGGCATGTTTTGTTGTTCGTTCTTTTCAaattgtttgcatttttaaaataactgcCAAGTTCCCCAAAGTCCACAGTTGGTGGATGAAATATCATGGACAATGGCTGCTCATCACTGTAGCATTTGTAATTCAGGCACTCTTACTTGTTATCAACTATTCTTGTGCCCCACCCAAGCCCTACAATGAAACAGTTTGGTATCCAGACAAAATCATACTTAGTTGTGACATTCATCTTAGAGAATCCTCTGGTtctgttgttttacttttgtgtttgtgctgcctttgctttattttctcctaCATGGGAAAAGACCTCCCAAAAAATTACAATGAGGCCAAAGCAATAACCTTCTGCTTGTTCCTGCTGATCCTCACCTGGATCATCTTTGCCACTGTATATGTACTTTACCATGGCAAGTACATCCAAACTCTTAATGCTCTGGCAGTACTCTCTAGTCTCTActcctttctgttgttttatttcctcccaaaatgttacattatcaTTTTTCAaccccacaaaaacacacagcagtactTCCAAGGTCTCATTCAGAATTATACCAAAACAATTAGCCAGTAG
- the LOC104934080 gene encoding taste receptor type 1 member 1-like, protein MKHFLVSLCLIGTFLHASAQCTVRASEFQLEGDYLIGGLFDIHHANGPAYHARPALTDCASKDFISSSYRRFQVMRFSVEEINNSTNLLPNVSLGYEIFDHCTDLQNFPGILKLISVNGSIQPWDEPYNSLSKLIAVVGTYTSTETRTVAPLFMMNLIPMISYGAASSIFSRKQNYPSFLRTVQSNKDVIEVIVNILQHFKWRWVAFLNIDDDYGNDGRDLFIKMIKDTKICLAYTKGLHYDTDYSSIFRQIRAQKIGVIIVFAAEWTAKALIKSAIQLNITNKVWIAGDAWSLNKELPKEKGIKSIGTVLGVAEPVVAIPGFSDFVHSAKSQNHCENAEQQNFCNYVCNCSSLNASDVIGADPSFSFSVYSAVYAIAHALHNTLQCGAGRCNGNITVHPHMVLEELKKSNFSLLDRRIEFDENGDPKHGSYSIVFWNHRGDAEEVGFNDFRPSLHFFINSSKIHWHTEKVPTSLCSKECHIGYKKKYHGIHKCCFDCEICPKRTYVNSTEDPYKCIPCKGTEWSAVGSTSCSLRVVEYIPFTDSGAILIMAGTWALVGLALAMSVLFAINYNTPVVRSAGGPMCFLILGCLSLCSLSVFFYFGTPTISFCILRFLPFILFYTVCLACFVVRSFQIVCIFKITAKFPQVHSWWKKCHGQWLVITVAFVIQALLLVISYSYAPPNPYNETVWYPDKIILGCGINLKTSSGSVVLLLCLCCLCFIFSYMGKDLPKNYNEAKAITFCLLLLILTWIIFATVYVLYRGKYIPTLNALAVLSSLYSFLLFYFLPKCYIIIFQSYKNTQQYFQGLIQNYTKTISQ, encoded by the exons atgaaacattttcttgtttctctttgcCTTATTGGAACTTTTCTACATGCCTCGGCTCAATGCACTGTCAGAGCCTCAGAGTTTCAGCTAGAAGGAGATTATTTGATAGGTGGACTTTTTGACATTCATCATGCCAATGGCCCTGCTTATCATGCCAGACCAGCACTGACTGACTGCGCCAG TAAAGACTTCATTTCATCAAGTTATCGGAGGTTTCAGGTCATGAGATTTTCTGTAGAAGAAATCAATAACTCTACCAACCTCTTGCCAAATGTGTCTCTTGGCTATGAGATATTTGACCACTGCACAGATCTACAGAATTTCCCAGGAATACTGAAACTTATCTCAGTCAATGGCTCGATCCAACCTTGGGATGAACCATACAACAGTCTGTCTAAATTGATAGCAGTGGTCGGAACTTATACAAGCACTGAGACACGGACTGTAGCCCCACTCTTCATGATGAATCTCATTCCTATG atcAGTTATGGAGCTGCGAGCTCTATCTTTTCAAGAAAACAGAATTATCCCTCTTTCTTACGAACAGTGCAATCCAATAAAGACGTCATAGAAGTGATTGTTAACATTTTGCAGCACTTCAAATGGCGCTGGGTTGCTTTCCTAAACATTGATGATGACTATGGCAATGATGGACGGGACTTGTTCATAAAGATGATTAAGGACACAAAAATCTGCCTGGCATACACCAAAGGCCTGCATTATGATACTGATTACTCCTCAATATTCAGACAAATACGGGCACAAAAGATAGGTGTCAttattgtttttgctgctgaatGGACTGCTAAAGCTCTCATTAAGTCAGCAATACAACTGAATATCACAAACAAGGTGTGGATAGCAGGAGATGCATGGTCCTTAAACAAGGAGCTCCCAAAAGAGAAAGGAATCAAAAGTATCGGAACTGTACTCGGGGTTGCAGAGCCAGTAGTGGCAATACCTGGATTCAGTGATTTTGTGCATTCTGCAAAAAGCCAGAATCATTGTGAAAATGCTGAACAACAGAACTTTTGTAATTATGTTTGCAACTGCAGCAGCCTGAATGCAAGTGATGTCATTGGTGCAGACccgtctttctctttttctgtttattctgcCGTGTATGCCATCGCTCATGCCTTACATAATACCTTGCAATGTGGAGCTGGCAGATGTAATGGCAATATTACAGTGCACCCACACATG GTTCTGGAAGAGCTAAAGAAGTCAAACTTTAGTCTTTTAGACCGACGTATTGAGTTTGATGAGAATGGTGACCCCAAGCACGGATCATATTCCATAGTTTTCTGGAACCACAGAGGCGATGCAGAGGAGGTCGGCTTTAATGATTTTCGTCCATCGTTGCATTTCTtcatcaacagcagcaaaatTCACTGGCACACAGAGAAa GTGCCTACTTCACTGTGTTCTAAAGAATGTCACATaggatacaaaaaaaagtatcatGGGATCCACAAATGCTGCTTTGATTGTGAAATCTGTCCAAAGAGAACTTATGTCAACAGCACAG AGGATCCCTACAAATGCATCCCCTGTAAGGGGACAGAATGGTCTGCAGTAGGAAGTACATCATGCAGTCTGCGAGTGGTGGAGTACATCCCATTCACAGACAGTGGGGCTATCCTGATCATGGCTGGGACCTGGGCCTTGGTGGGTCTCGCACTAGCCATGTCTGTTCTCTTTGCCATCAACTACAACACACCTGTTGTCAGATCTGCTGGGGGACCAATGTGCTTCCTAATTTTAGGCTGCCTCAGTCTGTGCAGTCTTAGTGTGTTCTTTTACTTTGGTACTCCAACAATTTCCTTTTGTATTTTAAGATTCTTGCCATTCATTTTGTTCTACACTGTTTGTCTGGCATGTTTTGTCGTTCGTTCTTTTCAaattgtttgcatttttaaaataactgcCAAGTTCCCCCAAGTCCACAGTTGGTGGAAAAAATGTCATGGACAATGGCTGGTCATCACTGTAGCATTTGTAATTCAGGCACTCTTACTTGTTATTAGCTATTCTTATGCCCCACCCAACCCCTACAATGAAACAGTTTGGTATCCAGACAAAATCATACTTGGTTGTGGCATTAATCTTAAAACATCCTCTGGTtctgttgttttacttttgtgtttgtgctgcctttgctttattttctcctaCATGGGAAAAGACCTCCCAAAAAATTACAATGAGGCCAAAGCAATAAccttctgcctgctgctgctgatcctCACCTGGATCATCTTTGCtactgtatatgtactttaCCGTGGCAAGTACATCCCAACACTAAACGCTCTGGCAGTGCTCTCCAGTCTTTActcctttctgttgttttatttcctcccaAAATGTTACATCATAATTTTTCAAtcgtacaaaaacacacagcagtactTCCAAGGTCTCATTCAGAATTATACCAAAACAATTAGCCAGTAG